In Camarhynchus parvulus chromosome Z, STF_HiC, whole genome shotgun sequence, a genomic segment contains:
- the LOC115915336 gene encoding M-phase inducer phosphatase 2-like, protein MSLRRLPGLAAVSPLPSPGTAPLTPLPPDRAESPDRYRDTPRRGHGRLWHPLAPEPLASDRPRPRDSVSWQPRDAGSGPDSQTQQSPVQEDFQKTIAEFGRALKEKLLGQRISSLPQCQLEASPVLKDISQLQVRRDRVQQRQSEPEDEEGFVPKKLQRLGQRSRLPAGHGAARRDLLAKSPCGAPELLFPQLPPWQSDATVPQGMEKPVSTPVMKKEEAKLRPGKRGRGRQLFLSPSVPGSVAGPLPKPGPPSDRDSPANAQRQSRGAGSPEQEASLEPEARLEPCRSAQLQEMENLLANDDQELIGDFSKPHLLPTVEGKDPGLKYISPGTLAAVLSGNYSSFIGSSVVVDCRYPYEYEGGHVKGAVNLPLQRDVEEFLLERPIVPQEGGKRVIIIFHCELSVERGPKMCKFLRERDRSRHEYPQLHYPELYVLKGGYREFFFQFPGHCEPRDYRPMEHPAFKEELRKFRGQSRRGRRALSIL, encoded by the exons ATGTCCCTGCGCAGGCTGCCCGGGCTGGCGGCCGTGTCCCCGCTGCCCTccccgggcacggccccgcTCACGCCGCTGCCGCCGGACAGGGCTGAGAGCCCGGACAG GTACCGGGACACCCCGAGGAGGGGACACGGGCGGCTGTGGCACCCGCTGGCCCCGGAGCCGCTGGCCTCGGACCGTCCCCGTCCCCGGGACTCGgtgtcctggcagcccagggATGCAG GATCGGGGCCGGACTCCCAGACGCAGCAGAGCCCCGTGCAGGAAGA cttCCAGAAAACCATCGCGGAGTTTGGGAGAGCTCTCAAAGA GAAGCTCCTTGGCCAGAGGATCAGCTCCTTGCCG cagtgccagctggaaGCCAGCCCGGTGCTGAAGGacatctcccagctccaggtgcgCAGGGACAGAGTGCAGCAGCGCCAGAGCGAGCCCGAGGATGAG GAAGGTTTTGTCCCCAAGAAGCTGCAGAGGCTGGGCCAGCGGAGCCGATTGCCCGCCGGCCACGGGGCTGCCAGGAGGGATCTCCTTGCCAAGAGCCCCTGCGGcgctccagagctgctg TTCCCCCAGCTGCCGCCGTGGCAGAGCGATGCCACCGTGCCCCAGGGCATGGAGAAGCCGGTGTCCACGCCAGTGatgaagaaggaggaggcaAAGCTG CGTCCGGGCAAGCGCGGCCGGGGCCGGCagctcttcctctctccctcgGTTCCCGGCAGTGTCGCCGGGCCCCTCCCGAAGCCGGGACCCCCCTcggacagggacagccctgccaaTGCCCAGCGGCAGAGCAGGGGGGCCGGAAGCCCTGAGCAGGAGGCGTCGCTGGAGCCG GAAGCACggctggagccctgcaggtctgcccagctccaggagatggAGAACCTGCTGGCCAACGATGACCAGGAGCTCATTGGGGACTTCTCCAAG CCTCACCTCCTGCCGACGGTGGAGGGCAAGGACCCGGGCCTGAAGTACATCTCCCCTGGCACG CTGGCGGCGGTGCTGTCGGGAAACTACAGCAGCTTCATCGGGAGCAGCGTCGTCGTGGATTGCCGGTACCCCTACGAGTACGAGGGAGGCCATGTCAAG GGCGCTGTCAACCTGCCGCTGCAGCGGGACGTggaggaattcctgctggagcGCCCCATCGTGCCCCAGGAGGGCGGCAAGAGGGTGATCATCATCTTCCACTGCGAGTTATCTGTCGAGCGGGGGCCCAAAAT GTGCAAATTCTTGCGGGAGAGGGATCGCTCCCGCCACGAGTACCCGCAGCTGCACTACCCCGAGCTCTACGTCCTGAAGGGGGGGTACCGCGAGTTCTTCTTCCAGTTCCCG GGCCACTGCGAGCCCCGGGACTATCGGCCCATGGAGCACCCGGCGTTCAAGGAGGAGCTGCGCAAGTTCCGCGGGCAGAgccggcgcgggcggcgggcaCTCTCCATCCTCTGA